A genome region from Leptidea sinapis chromosome 34, ilLepSina1.1, whole genome shotgun sequence includes the following:
- the LOC126974992 gene encoding uncharacterized protein LOC126974992, with protein MRPVLDIDQILSENKEWRKLEEEWGIPVDLEADNDDDTPQLKPVVSTLDLKTTFDSSFLFKKVRRHVGRQVSKISNLEYKDFINDLQHGSSKESSQQFYIVNGQIISATSVDEICKKIDEVFKTIERFAMAKANNLPETIACSISTSDLSFDDTNRGDEVNDTDEMERHMEEAFQDLNSTLNNMELEGVDRSTLDSVTTLVRKYSDVLSRPAVKCSPRRERQCSEKFKDLAEFWKSRAFHTRGGQDASRLSNI; from the coding sequence ATGAGACCAGTCCTCGACATCGATCAAATTCTTTCGGAAAACAAAGAGTGGAGGAAGCTGGAGGAGGAATGGGGCATTCCTGTCGACCTGGAGGCGGACAACGACGACGACACGCCACAACTCAAGCCAGTCGTCAGCACCCTGGATCTTAAAACTACCTTCGATTCTTCGTTCCTCTTCAAGAAAGTGAGGCGCCATGTTGGACGGCAAGTCTCCAAAATATCTAATCTCGAGTACAAGGACTTTATTAACGACCTCCAACATGGCTCCTCTAAAGAATCTTCCCAGCAGTTCTACATCGTCAACGGACAAATTATTTCAGCAACGTCCGTTGACGAGATTTGCAAGAAAATCGACGAGGTTTTCAAAACCATTGAAAGGTTCGCGATGGCTAAGGCAAACAATCTACCAGAAACTATTGCATGCAGCATATCCACGAGCGATCTCTCGTTTGATGACACCAATAGAGGAGACGAGGTGAACGATACGGATGAAATGGAGCGACACATGGAGGAGGCGTTCCAAGATCTCAACTCCACGCTGAACAACATGGAACTGGAAGGCGTGGATCGTTCAACACTGGACTCTGTCACCACCCTAGTCAGGAAGTATAGTGATGTGCTTAGCAGGCCGGCTGTCAAGTGTAGTCCGCGGCGTGAACGCCAGTGCAGTGAAAAGTTCAAAGACTTAGCAGAGTTCTGGAAGAGTCGTGCGTTCCATACTCGAGGCGGACAGGACGCTTCTAGATTGTCGAACATCTAG